A genomic stretch from Lathyrus oleraceus cultivar Zhongwan6 chromosome 2, CAAS_Psat_ZW6_1.0, whole genome shotgun sequence includes:
- the LOC127120932 gene encoding type IV inositol polyphosphate 5-phosphatase 7, translating to MTDVYTNKTKLSWSKRMVRKFFNIKCKTQQDTAHPTDAFASRGGHGLEYRSRSSLSEREPCTIKKSKTEKFSRSSDHVRRARMNLDHPRIIDVHNYSVFVATWNVAGRSPPTNLSINDWLQASPPADIYVLGFQEIVPLNAGNILGAEDNGPAKKWLALIGNTLNNLPGTSGGNGYYTPSPIPQPVVELNADFEGSARQNNSSFFHRRSFQTTSSSWGMDNDPSTVQPRLDRRFSVCDRVIFGNRKSDFDPSFRWGYRPSDYSRASDYSRTSDYYSRASDYSRPSDYSRWGSSDDDNGLGDSPSTVLFSPMSYGGPAASGEDGYGLPGRSKYCVVASKQMVGIFLTVWVRSELKDHVKNMKVSCVGRGLMGYLGNKGSISISMSLHETSFCFICSHLTSGQKEGDELRRNSDVMEILKKTRFPRVHGSDNEKSPETILEHDRIIWLGDLNYRIALNYRSAKALVEMQNWRALLENDQLRIEQKRGRAFSGWKEGKIYFPPTYKYSTNSDRYAGDDMHPKEKRRTPAWCDRILWYGEGLHQLSYVRGESRFSDHRPVYGMFWAEVESNHGKLKKSISCSRSRIQVEELLPYSHGYTELNFF from the exons ATGACCGATGTGTATACAAACAAAACCAAG CTCTCATGGTCAAAGAGAATGGTCAGAAAATTCTTCAACATCAAATGCAAAACTCAACAAGACACTGCTCATCCAACGGATGCTTTTGCTTCTCGAG GAGGTCATGGATTAGAATACAGAAGCAGAAGCAGCTTATCTGAGAGAGAGCCATGCACAATCAAGAAAAGCAAAACAG AGAAATTTAGCAGAAGTTCAGATCATGTTAGGCGAGCGAGAATGAACCTTGACCATCCTAGAATTATAGATGTTCACAACTATAG CGTTTTTGTTGCTACTTGGAATGTGGCTGGAAGATCGCCACCGACTAATTTGAGCATCAATGATTGGCTTCAAGCTTCGCCGCCCGCAGATATTTATGTTCTCGG ATTTCAAGAGATAGTTCCCTTGAATGCTGGTAATATCTTAGGGGCAGAAGACAATGGCCCTGCTAAAAAATGGCTGGCTCTCATTGGAAATACTTTAAACAACCTTCCTGGAACTAGTGGAGGTAACGGATACTACACGCCTTCTCCTATTCCTCAGCCAGTGGTAGAATTGAATGCAGATTTTGAGGGATCGGCTAGGCAGAACAATTCGTCATTCTTCCACCGGCGATCCTTCCAAACAACTTCTAGCAGCTGGGGAATGGACAATGATCCTTCAACCGTGCAACCGCGACTAGACCGAAGATTCAGCGTCTGTGATCGTGTGATTTTTGGTAACAGAAAAAGTGACTTTGATCCTAGTTTTAGATGGGGTTATAGGCCTAGTGACTATTCAAGAGCAAGTGACTACTCTCGAACGAGTGACTATTATTCAAGGGCGAGTGACTACTCTCGACCGAGTGACTATTCAAGATGGGGTTCATCTGATGACGACAATGGCCTCGGAGATTCTCCGAGTACAGTCTTGTTTTCGCCGATGTCATATGGAGGACCTGCTGCCTCCGGCGAAGATGGATATGGCCTGCCAGGGCGATCGAAATACTGTGTGGTTGCAAGTAAGCAAATGGTCGGAATCTTTCTTACTGTTTGGGTGAGAAGTGAATTGAAGGATCATGTTAAAAACATGAAAGTATCATGTGTTGGTAGAGGATTGATGGGTTATCTTGGAAATAAG GGATCCATCTCAATCAGCATGTCTCTGCATGAAACAAGCTTCTGCTTCATTTGTAGCCATTTAACCTCAGGACAGAAAGAGGGTGATGAACTAAGAAGAAACTCTGATGTAATGGAGATTCTTAAAAAGACAAGGTTTCCGCGCGTTCACGGTTCTGACAATGAGAAGTCTCCAGAGACAATCCTTGAGCACGA TCGAATCATATGGCTTGGAGATTTAAATTATCGAATAGCCCTCAACTACCGTTCTGCTAAGGCACTTGTTGAGATGCAAAACTGGAGAGCATTGTTAGAGAATGATCAG TTGCGAATAGAGCAAAAGAGAGGTCGCGCATTTTCTGGATGGAAAGAAGGGAAGATCTATTTCCCTCCAACATATAAGTATTCAACAAACTCAGATAGATATGCTGGCGACGATATGCATCCGAAAGAGAAAAGGCGAACACCTGCTTG GTGCGACCGGATTTTGTGGTATGGAGAAGGCCTGCATCAATTATCTTACGTACGCGGAGAATCAAGATTTTCAGACCACAGACCAGTTTATGGCATGTTTTGGGCTGAGGTTGAGTCGAATCACGGAAAATTGAAGAAAAGTATTAGCTGTTCGCGCTCCAGAATCCAGGTCGAGGAACTCTTGCCGTATTCCCACGGATACACCGAGTTAAACTTTTTCTGA